A region from the Pseudonocardia petroleophila genome encodes:
- a CDS encoding low molecular weight protein-tyrosine-phosphatase, with the protein MAGLDGCLHVVFVCTGNICRSPLAEKVVAAELERAGLADGVTVSSAGTGGWHVGSPADDRAAALLRAEGYPDEHAARQVDAEQLGADLLVALDRSHLRALQRMVPEPDRVRLLRSFDPDAPEGAEVPDPYYGEADGFAEVLAMIRAATPGILDWVRENR; encoded by the coding sequence ATGGCTGGACTCGATGGGTGCCTGCATGTTGTATTCGTCTGTACCGGCAACATCTGCCGCTCCCCCCTCGCCGAGAAGGTCGTCGCCGCGGAGCTGGAGCGGGCCGGCCTCGCCGACGGCGTGACCGTCTCCAGCGCGGGCACCGGCGGCTGGCACGTCGGCTCCCCCGCCGACGACCGGGCCGCCGCCCTGCTCCGCGCCGAGGGCTACCCCGACGAGCACGCGGCCCGCCAGGTCGACGCCGAGCAGCTGGGTGCCGACCTGCTCGTCGCACTGGACCGGTCGCACCTGCGGGCCCTGCAGCGGATGGTCCCCGAGCCCGACCGCGTCCGCCTGCTGCGCTCGTTCGACCCCGACGCCCCCGAGGGCGCGGAGGTCCCCGACCCCTACTACGGCGAGGCCGACGGGTTCGCCGAGGTGCTGGCCATGATCCGCGCCGCGACCCCCGGCATCCTCGACTGGGTGCGCGAGAACCGCTGA
- a CDS encoding FAD-binding oxidoreductase: MSAGLHVTSPPTVPRAVHDAAVAELVRQYRAVPPGERVRLGKRTSNLFRFGTGGADDRRLDTSAFTGVIEVDPVARTAQVQGMTTYEHLVDVTLAHGLMPLVVPQLKTITLGGAVTGLGIESTSFRHGLPHESVREMDVLLPNGELVTARPDGEHADLFAGFANSYATLGYALRLEIDLLPVTPYVRLEHRRVATGDLVEAIREACASDADFVDGVVFTRDEQYLTLAHLTDDPGPGVSDYTGQQVFYRSVRERRTDHLTIHDYLWRWDTDWFWCSAALGAQHPLVRRVWPGRYRRSDVYRRIVALDRRTRFSSRIRSLLRQPQEEPVIQDVEIPVERLPEFLDAFQRDVGIEPVWLCPLTLRGERTWPLYPMKPHELYVNVGFWSTVPEVPGDPEGHNRRVEDLVAELGGHKSLYSTVHYDEPEFWQHYNGPAYRTLKDRYDPDGRLPDLYTKVTGRP; the protein is encoded by the coding sequence ATGAGCGCCGGGCTGCACGTCACCTCCCCGCCCACCGTCCCCCGCGCCGTGCACGACGCCGCCGTCGCCGAGCTCGTGCGGCAGTACCGGGCCGTGCCGCCGGGGGAGCGGGTGCGGCTGGGCAAGCGCACCTCCAACCTGTTCCGGTTCGGCACCGGCGGCGCCGACGACCGCAGGCTCGACACGTCGGCGTTCACCGGCGTGATCGAGGTCGACCCGGTCGCGCGCACCGCGCAGGTGCAGGGCATGACCACCTACGAGCACCTCGTCGACGTCACGCTCGCGCACGGCCTGATGCCGCTCGTCGTGCCGCAGCTCAAGACCATCACCCTCGGCGGGGCCGTCACGGGCCTGGGGATCGAGTCGACGTCGTTCCGGCACGGCCTGCCGCACGAGTCGGTGCGCGAGATGGACGTGCTGCTGCCGAACGGGGAGCTGGTCACCGCCCGGCCCGACGGCGAGCACGCCGACCTGTTCGCCGGGTTCGCGAACTCCTACGCCACGCTCGGGTACGCCCTGCGGCTGGAGATCGACCTGCTGCCGGTCACGCCGTACGTGCGGCTGGAGCACCGGCGCGTCGCGACGGGGGACCTGGTCGAGGCGATCCGCGAGGCGTGCGCGTCCGACGCCGACTTCGTCGACGGCGTCGTGTTCACCCGCGACGAGCAGTACCTGACGCTGGCGCACCTGACCGACGACCCCGGCCCCGGCGTCAGCGACTACACCGGACAGCAGGTGTTCTACAGGTCCGTGCGCGAGCGCAGGACCGACCACCTGACCATCCACGACTACCTGTGGCGCTGGGACACCGACTGGTTCTGGTGCTCCGCGGCACTCGGCGCCCAGCACCCGCTGGTCCGCCGCGTGTGGCCGGGCCGCTACCGGCGGTCCGACGTGTACCGCCGGATCGTGGCGCTCGACCGCCGCACGAGGTTCTCCTCGCGGATCCGCAGCCTGCTGCGGCAGCCGCAGGAGGAGCCGGTGATCCAGGACGTCGAGATCCCGGTGGAGCGGCTCCCGGAGTTCCTCGACGCGTTCCAGCGCGACGTCGGCATCGAGCCGGTCTGGCTGTGCCCGCTGACGCTGCGCGGCGAGCGCACCTGGCCGCTGTACCCGATGAAGCCCCACGAGCTCTACGTCAACGTGGGGTTCTGGTCGACCGTGCCCGAGGTCCCGGGGGACCCGGAGGGCCACAACAGACGCGTGGAGGACCTTGTCGCCGAGCTCGGGGGCCACAAGTCGCTGTACTCCACGGTGCACTACGACGAGCCTGAGTTCTGGCAGCACTACAACGGGCCCGCCTACCGGACGCTCAAGGATCGCTACGACCCGGACGGCAGGCTGCCCGACCTCTACACCAAGGTCACGGGGAGGCCATGA
- a CDS encoding acyl-CoA dehydrogenase family protein, producing the protein MQRDLFDADHDAFRDTVRTFLAKEVLPHHDQWEADGHVDRAVWKAAGASGLLGTDVPEEFGGGGVEDFRYNCIVTEEISRAGTSGLGFPLQNDVIAPYLLRLATDEQKKRWLPGFCSGEIITAIAMTEPGTGSDLQGIATTAKKQDDGSWLLNGAKTFITNGILSDLVIVVAKTDPEAGARGFSLLVVERGMEGFERGRNLQKVGMKAQDTAELSFTDVRVPAENLLGEEGQGFIYLMQNLAQERLSIAVGSIAGAAQALELTLDYVKERKAFGKPVAAFQNTRFELAEMDTEVTVTQVFVDRCIRQHVEGELSISDAAKAKWWASDVLKRVVDRCVQLHGGYGYMLEYPIAKAFVDSRVQSIYGGTNEIMKEIIGRSLIG; encoded by the coding sequence ATGCAGCGCGACCTCTTCGACGCCGACCACGACGCGTTCCGCGACACCGTGCGGACCTTCCTCGCCAAGGAGGTGCTCCCCCACCACGACCAGTGGGAGGCCGACGGCCACGTCGACCGCGCGGTGTGGAAGGCCGCGGGCGCCTCCGGCCTGCTGGGCACCGACGTGCCCGAGGAGTTCGGCGGCGGCGGCGTCGAGGACTTCCGCTACAACTGCATCGTCACCGAGGAGATCTCCCGCGCCGGCACCTCGGGCCTGGGCTTCCCGCTGCAGAACGACGTGATCGCGCCCTACCTGCTCCGCCTCGCCACCGACGAGCAGAAGAAGCGCTGGCTCCCCGGCTTCTGCTCGGGCGAGATCATCACCGCGATCGCGATGACGGAGCCGGGCACCGGCAGCGACCTGCAGGGCATCGCGACCACCGCGAAGAAGCAGGACGACGGCAGCTGGCTGCTCAACGGCGCCAAGACGTTCATCACCAACGGCATCCTGTCCGACCTGGTGATCGTCGTGGCGAAGACCGACCCCGAGGCCGGGGCCCGCGGGTTCAGCCTGCTCGTCGTCGAGCGCGGGATGGAGGGCTTCGAGCGCGGCCGCAACCTCCAGAAGGTCGGCATGAAGGCCCAGGACACCGCGGAGCTGTCCTTCACCGACGTGCGCGTGCCCGCCGAGAACCTGCTCGGCGAGGAGGGGCAGGGGTTCATCTACCTCATGCAGAACCTCGCGCAGGAGCGCCTGTCGATCGCCGTCGGCTCGATCGCGGGCGCCGCGCAGGCCCTGGAGCTCACGCTCGACTACGTCAAGGAGCGCAAGGCGTTCGGCAAGCCCGTCGCGGCGTTCCAGAACACCCGCTTCGAGCTGGCCGAGATGGACACCGAGGTCACGGTGACCCAGGTGTTCGTCGACCGGTGCATCCGGCAGCACGTCGAGGGCGAGCTGTCGATCTCCGACGCCGCGAAGGCCAAGTGGTGGGCCTCCGACGTGCTCAAGCGCGTGGTCGACCGCTGCGTGCAGCTGCACGGCGGCTACGGCTACATGCTCGAGTACCCGATCGCGAAGGCGTTCGTCGACTCGCGCGTGCAGTCGATCTACGGCGGCACGAACGAGATCATGAAGGAGATCATCGGCCGGTCCCTGATCGGCTAG
- a CDS encoding Uma2 family endonuclease, translating into MLDQDGPWTEEAYLALPRDRRIELVDGSLLVAPTTDDRHAAAVAAVRAAVEKALPEGLEVTGPVALRLCPGRILVPDLVVAARSEDGSDVRDGSAALVVIDVVGSGNGVADRWFKPQLYAGSRIPYAVLVDHDEPFAVATMLIGGRFHEYAHAAAGETFVLEEPFRLELDLSGLAAPGGDRPAADDGVPEPAADGAGSDGAGPDDTGPDEGTDGDHLLRA; encoded by the coding sequence ATGCTCGACCAGGACGGGCCGTGGACCGAGGAGGCCTACCTCGCGCTGCCCCGCGACCGGCGGATCGAGCTGGTCGACGGGAGCCTGCTGGTCGCGCCGACCACCGACGACCGGCACGCCGCCGCCGTCGCGGCCGTCCGGGCGGCGGTGGAGAAGGCGCTGCCGGAGGGGCTGGAGGTCACCGGGCCCGTCGCGCTGCGGCTGTGCCCCGGCCGGATCCTGGTGCCCGACCTGGTGGTCGCCGCCCGCTCCGAGGACGGGTCCGACGTCCGTGACGGGTCGGCCGCCCTCGTGGTGATCGACGTCGTCGGCTCCGGGAACGGGGTCGCCGACCGCTGGTTCAAGCCGCAGCTCTACGCGGGCAGCCGCATCCCCTACGCCGTGCTCGTCGACCACGACGAGCCCTTCGCCGTCGCCACCATGCTGATCGGCGGGCGCTTCCACGAGTACGCCCACGCGGCCGCGGGGGAGACCTTCGTCCTGGAGGAGCCGTTCCGGCTCGAACTGGACCTCTCCGGCCTGGCCGCCCCCGGCGGGGACCGGCCGGCCGCGGACGACGGGGTCCCCGAGCCGGCGGCCGACGGCGCGGGGTCCGACGGCGCGGGGCCCGACGACACGGGGCCCGACGAGGGCACCGACGGCGACCACCTCCTGCGCGCCTGA
- a CDS encoding aldo/keto reductase, with protein sequence MRHLDIATAKPYSVIGLGTWQFGSREWGYGTDYADGEAARIVARARELGITVFDTAEVYGFGRSERILGKALKDSGGTDDVVVASKVFPVMPTAAIVQQRGVASAQRLGVRQIDLYQVHQPNPVVGDATTMRGMQALRDVGVIDEVGVSNYSLKRWQRAEGARGGQRILSNQVQFSLVSRDPMAEMLPWAQRTGHIVMAYSPLAQGLLSGRYGADHRPSGGVRATNAMFLPENMAAAAPLLDLLRDVASAHDATPAQIALAWLVHFPNVVAIPGASSVAQVERNAAAADIVLTGSEHGALTAAAEAFHPTTGLSALPGLVRARR encoded by the coding sequence ATGCGCCATCTCGACATCGCCACCGCCAAGCCCTACTCCGTCATCGGCCTGGGCACGTGGCAGTTCGGGTCCCGTGAGTGGGGCTACGGCACCGACTACGCCGACGGGGAGGCCGCGCGGATCGTCGCGCGGGCCCGGGAGCTGGGGATCACGGTGTTCGACACCGCCGAGGTCTACGGCTTCGGGCGCAGCGAGCGGATCCTCGGGAAGGCGCTGAAGGACTCCGGCGGCACCGACGACGTCGTCGTGGCGTCGAAGGTCTTCCCGGTGATGCCGACGGCCGCGATCGTGCAGCAGCGGGGCGTGGCGAGCGCGCAGCGGCTCGGCGTCCGCCAGATCGACCTCTACCAGGTGCACCAGCCCAACCCGGTCGTCGGCGACGCCACGACGATGCGCGGGATGCAGGCGCTGCGCGACGTCGGCGTGATCGACGAGGTGGGGGTCTCCAACTACTCCCTCAAGCGCTGGCAGCGGGCGGAGGGCGCCAGGGGAGGGCAGCGGATCCTGTCCAACCAGGTGCAGTTCAGCCTGGTCTCGCGCGACCCGATGGCCGAGATGCTGCCGTGGGCGCAGCGCACCGGGCACATCGTGATGGCCTACAGCCCGCTGGCCCAGGGCCTGCTGTCCGGGCGCTACGGGGCCGACCACCGCCCGAGCGGGGGTGTGCGGGCGACCAACGCGATGTTCCTGCCGGAGAACATGGCCGCCGCCGCCCCGCTGCTCGACCTGCTGCGCGACGTCGCCTCGGCCCACGACGCCACGCCCGCCCAGATCGCACTGGCCTGGCTGGTGCACTTCCCGAACGTCGTCGCGATCCCGGGGGCGTCGAGCGTCGCCCAGGTGGAGCGCAACGCCGCGGCCGCCGACATCGTGCTGACGGGGTCCGAGCACGGGGCCCTCACCGCCGCGGCCGAGGCGTTCCACCCGACGACCGGCCTGTCCGCCCTCCCGGGCCTGGTGCGCGCCCGCCGCTGA
- a CDS encoding alpha/beta hydrolase has product MSLVDRIPAAAVNAVDKAVRGGVADLRRMPRDAITGSPAATLYRYRPLAGVPVLDAPPVLLVPPLGAPDFAYDLRRGCSLVQHLLATGRTVFLVDYGPIRFADRALGMEHWVDDVVPRAVRDTCADTGADGVDLLGWSLGGIFCLLATAADVTLPIHTLSVIGSPIDIAAVPLVAPLRPLAAVTGGLGLSAVYQAIGSFPAPLVSWAFQLTAVDRLVTKPLTVLSRLDDRDCLAQIEAVDHMMTHMHGYPGRVFGQIYHLLLRSNDLADGTLDLAGRTIALKEIDVPVLVVGGRNDVIAPLAAVERVAELLTGSPDVRFESAPGGHLGVLTGRRARTSTWVFLDEFLTEHT; this is encoded by the coding sequence GTGAGCCTGGTCGACCGGATCCCCGCCGCAGCGGTCAACGCCGTCGACAAGGCGGTGCGCGGGGGTGTCGCCGACCTGCGGCGCATGCCGCGCGACGCCATCACCGGCTCGCCGGCGGCCACGCTGTACCGCTACCGCCCGCTGGCCGGCGTGCCGGTGCTCGACGCCCCGCCGGTGCTGCTGGTGCCGCCGCTGGGGGCCCCCGACTTCGCCTACGACCTGCGCCGCGGCTGCTCGCTCGTGCAGCACCTGCTGGCCACCGGGCGCACCGTGTTCCTCGTCGACTACGGCCCGATCCGCTTCGCCGACCGCGCGCTGGGCATGGAGCACTGGGTCGACGACGTGGTGCCGCGCGCGGTCCGCGACACCTGCGCGGACACCGGCGCCGACGGCGTCGACCTGCTGGGGTGGTCGCTGGGCGGGATCTTCTGCCTGCTCGCCACCGCGGCCGACGTGACGCTGCCCATCCACACGCTGTCGGTGATCGGCAGCCCGATCGACATCGCCGCGGTGCCGCTGGTGGCCCCGCTGCGCCCGCTCGCGGCCGTCACCGGCGGGCTCGGGCTCTCGGCGGTCTACCAGGCCATCGGCAGCTTCCCGGCGCCGCTGGTGAGCTGGGCGTTCCAGCTGACGGCGGTCGACCGGCTCGTCACCAAGCCGCTGACGGTCCTCTCGCGGCTCGACGACCGCGACTGCCTGGCCCAGATCGAGGCCGTCGACCACATGATGACCCACATGCACGGCTACCCCGGCCGCGTGTTCGGGCAGATCTACCACCTGCTGCTGCGCAGCAACGACCTCGCCGACGGCACCCTCGACCTCGCCGGGCGCACCATCGCGCTCAAGGAGATCGACGTGCCCGTGCTGGTCGTCGGGGGGCGGAACGACGTGATCGCGCCGCTGGCCGCGGTCGAGCGCGTGGCGGAGCTGCTCACCGGCTCACCGGACGTCCGGTTCGAGAGCGCTCCGGGCGGTCACCTCGGGGTGCTGACCGGTCGTCGCGCCCGCACGTCGACCTGGGTGTTCCTCGACGAGTTCCTGACCGAGCACACCTGA
- a CDS encoding WS/DGAT/MGAT family O-acyltransferase: protein MPDRLSPLDASFLYAEHDTAAMHVGGVMTFEPREGFDVDALVALIGQRLGLVPRYRQKVREVPGRLGLPVWVDDPEFDLAYHVRRSALAAPGTEEVLHELVGRLLSRQLDRSRPLWEIYLVEGLADGRLAVVTKTHHAMVDGLASVDIGAVLLDLTPEPRATPDDDWRPAREPWGLELAASAVIDTLRRPQLALDVTGRILGDVRYAATAIGRTVEAALDTGRTAARTRPVHPLNAVTGSQRRYGTARTPLADHRAVRRAHGGTVNDVVLAVVAGALRSWMISRGEPLTHGTTVRALVPVSVRARSGTAGTGSAGNSISAYFVDLPVAEEDPVARLSAVRGAMEAHKRGGRAVGAARLIGLVGLAPPVVHSLAARLTSQYSSQLYNVLITNVPGPPRPLYALGARMIDMFPVVPLAGGQAVAIGVTSYDGAMHYGLTADRDAMPDVAVLAGALRDALAELVATVP from the coding sequence GTGCCCGACCGCCTCTCGCCGCTCGACGCCTCGTTCCTGTACGCCGAGCACGACACGGCGGCGATGCACGTCGGCGGGGTGATGACGTTCGAGCCCCGTGAGGGGTTCGACGTCGACGCGCTCGTCGCGCTGATCGGACAGCGGCTCGGGCTGGTGCCGCGCTACCGGCAGAAGGTGCGCGAGGTGCCGGGCCGGCTCGGGCTGCCGGTGTGGGTGGACGACCCCGAGTTCGACCTGGCCTACCACGTGCGGCGCTCCGCGCTCGCCGCGCCGGGCACCGAGGAGGTCCTGCACGAGCTGGTCGGGCGGCTGCTGTCGCGGCAGCTCGACCGCTCCCGCCCGCTGTGGGAGATCTACCTGGTGGAGGGCCTGGCCGACGGGCGGCTCGCGGTGGTCACCAAGACCCACCACGCGATGGTCGACGGGCTCGCGTCCGTCGACATCGGGGCGGTGCTGCTCGACCTCACCCCCGAACCCCGCGCGACCCCCGACGACGACTGGCGGCCCGCGCGCGAGCCGTGGGGGCTGGAGCTGGCGGCGTCGGCGGTGATCGACACGCTGCGCCGCCCGCAGCTGGCCCTCGACGTGACCGGCCGGATCCTCGGGGACGTCCGCTACGCGGCGACCGCGATCGGGCGCACGGTCGAGGCCGCGCTCGACACCGGCCGCACCGCCGCCCGCACCCGTCCGGTGCACCCGCTCAACGCCGTCACCGGCTCGCAGCGCCGCTACGGGACCGCGCGCACCCCGCTCGCCGACCACCGCGCCGTCCGCAGGGCGCACGGCGGCACCGTCAACGACGTGGTGCTGGCCGTCGTCGCCGGGGCGCTGCGCAGCTGGATGATCAGCCGCGGCGAGCCGCTGACGCACGGCACGACCGTCCGCGCGCTGGTGCCCGTCTCGGTCCGGGCCCGGTCCGGGACGGCGGGCACGGGCTCGGCGGGCAACAGCATCTCCGCGTACTTCGTCGACCTTCCGGTGGCCGAGGAGGACCCGGTGGCCCGGCTGTCGGCGGTGCGCGGGGCGATGGAGGCGCACAAGCGCGGCGGACGGGCGGTCGGGGCGGCCCGGCTGATCGGGCTCGTCGGGCTCGCGCCGCCGGTCGTGCACAGCCTGGCCGCGCGGCTGACCAGCCAGTACTCCAGCCAGCTGTACAACGTGCTGATCACCAACGTGCCCGGCCCGCCCCGCCCGCTCTACGCGCTCGGCGCGCGGATGATCGACATGTTCCCGGTGGTGCCGCTGGCCGGCGGGCAGGCCGTCGCGATCGGGGTGACCTCCTACGACGGCGCCATGCACTACGGGCTCACCGCCGACCGCGACGCGATGCCCGACGTCGCCGTGCTGGCCGGTGCGCTGCGCGACGCGCTGGCCGAGCTGGTGGCGACCGTCCCCTGA
- a CDS encoding PPK2 family polyphosphate kinase yields the protein MVSTARSTFRAPAELDLAEIDPRGRPVGPKDKSAAAEAMADLATVLDGRQEALYAEAVGGGTRSVLLVLQGMDTSGKGGVIRHVAGLVNPQGLTISSFKKPTAEERAHHFLWRVRPKVPAPGQIGVFDRSHYEDVLIARVDSLVPEDVWRGRYAEITAFESELAAQGVAIVKCMLHISPEEQAERLLARLDDPAKVWKYNTADLDSRAKWPAYQQAYTDAVRETDSGTAPWYVVPSDRKWYRNWAIASILAETLTEIDPRFPPATVDVETERARIRASVVA from the coding sequence ATGGTCAGCACCGCGCGCTCGACGTTCCGGGCGCCCGCCGAGCTCGACCTCGCGGAGATCGACCCGCGGGGCAGGCCGGTCGGCCCGAAGGACAAGTCGGCGGCCGCCGAGGCGATGGCCGACCTGGCCACCGTGCTCGACGGCCGGCAGGAGGCGCTCTACGCCGAGGCCGTCGGCGGGGGCACCCGGTCCGTGCTGCTCGTGCTGCAGGGCATGGACACCTCCGGCAAGGGCGGGGTGATCCGGCACGTCGCCGGGCTGGTCAACCCGCAGGGCCTGACGATCTCCTCGTTCAAGAAGCCCACCGCCGAGGAACGGGCCCACCACTTCCTCTGGCGGGTGCGCCCGAAGGTGCCCGCGCCGGGGCAGATCGGGGTGTTCGACCGGTCGCACTACGAGGACGTCCTCATCGCCCGGGTCGACTCGCTGGTCCCCGAGGACGTCTGGCGCGGTCGCTACGCCGAGATCACCGCGTTCGAGTCCGAGCTCGCCGCGCAGGGCGTCGCGATCGTCAAGTGCATGCTGCACATCTCGCCGGAGGAGCAGGCGGAGCGGCTCCTCGCCCGGCTCGACGACCCGGCGAAGGTGTGGAAGTACAACACCGCCGACCTCGACTCACGCGCGAAGTGGCCCGCCTACCAGCAGGCCTACACCGACGCCGTGCGCGAGACCGACTCCGGGACCGCGCCGTGGTACGTCGTGCCGTCGGACCGCAAGTGGTACCGGAACTGGGCGATCGCGTCGATCCTCGCGGAGACCCTCACCGAAATCGACCCCCGCTTCCCGCCCGCCACGGTCGACGTGGAGACCGAGCGCGCCCGGATCCGTGCGAGCGTGGTGGCATGA
- a CDS encoding DUF2637 domain-containing protein gives MDPNAGTVSASTDGSVEDLNVTCDLTDIRSNPEATIATRKKGASPGVVTWAGLAVVAGAAAILTFTTLRDLAIACGISDTFLGVPLAWLLPITVDAAGAVAIRVWLTQRASPAASRLARRLSWFCIILSILGNAGQHGMAAYGIVPPWWVIVLVSAVPPAMFGAVTHLAVLLNREDEGAWIWGPDPQPNEDIPSPPVKEGEDESAPEEPAVEPDDEPEAESRAPGDGAKLDQLRAWMADHGGEVPSKRKVIELCGVGHPKAGKLIEALEPPKTNGVKVL, from the coding sequence ATCGACCCGAATGCCGGAACGGTTTCTGCGTCCACTGATGGATCGGTCGAAGACTTAAACGTAACCTGCGACCTGACAGACATCAGATCAAACCCGGAGGCCACTATCGCTACCCGGAAGAAGGGCGCAAGCCCTGGAGTAGTTACCTGGGCAGGGCTTGCTGTTGTGGCTGGTGCAGCTGCAATCCTCACCTTTACTACCCTTCGAGACCTCGCAATCGCATGCGGAATCTCGGACACGTTCCTAGGCGTTCCGCTTGCCTGGCTTTTGCCAATCACCGTCGACGCAGCTGGTGCCGTAGCGATTCGAGTTTGGTTGACACAGCGAGCCTCTCCGGCCGCTTCCCGTCTCGCCCGGAGACTGAGCTGGTTCTGCATCATCCTGTCAATTCTTGGCAACGCCGGTCAGCACGGCATGGCCGCATACGGAATCGTCCCTCCATGGTGGGTGATCGTCCTGGTCTCGGCAGTGCCCCCGGCCATGTTCGGCGCGGTAACTCACCTCGCGGTGCTGCTGAATCGCGAGGATGAAGGCGCTTGGATCTGGGGACCTGACCCTCAGCCGAACGAAGACATCCCCTCCCCGCCGGTGAAGGAAGGCGAAGACGAGTCGGCCCCTGAGGAGCCCGCTGTCGAACCGGATGACGAACCGGAGGCGGAGAGCCGTGCACCCGGAGATGGGGCCAAGCTCGACCAGCTGAGGGCCTGGATGGCGGACCACGGCGGCGAGGTGCCGAGCAAGCGCAAGGTCATCGAACTCTGCGGGGTCGGACACCCCAAAGCAGGCAAGCTCATCGAGGCTCTGGAGCCCCCGAAGACGAACGGGGTCAAGGTGCTGTGA
- a CDS encoding SAM-dependent methyltransferase, producing the protein MQVAEIISSVLGADVPVRIIGYDGSKAGPDSAEAAIRITSPRAMARLVTAPGTLGLARGYVTGEIEVEGELYGILAAMPDVILHDIPRAQRIRLARQLVPVWLKHRMPPPEFEFVPPGRLHSKARDRKVISHHYDVSNAFYEWVLGPSMAYTCAVYPTATATLEEAQAEKHELVSQKLALEPGMRLLDVGCGWGGMVMHAAAEHGVKALGVTLSANQAAWAQAEITRRGLDGLAEVRHVDYRDAPETEFDAISSIGLTEHIGRAQLPRYFASLHARLRPGGRLLNHCITESRTPARRLDPFIGRYIFPDGELHTVGHVISTMNDAGFEIRHEENFREHYARTLHGWGDNLEAHWDEAVAEVGVGKAKVWRLYMAACRLGFERDNIQLHQVLGERVHGDGRSGFPLRGW; encoded by the coding sequence ATGCAGGTCGCAGAGATCATCTCGAGTGTCCTCGGTGCCGACGTTCCGGTGCGGATCATCGGCTACGACGGCAGCAAGGCGGGGCCCGACAGCGCCGAGGCGGCGATCCGGATCACCTCACCGCGGGCGATGGCCCGGCTGGTGACGGCGCCGGGCACGCTCGGGCTCGCGCGGGGGTACGTCACGGGGGAGATCGAGGTCGAGGGCGAGCTCTACGGGATCCTCGCCGCGATGCCGGACGTGATCCTGCACGACATCCCGCGCGCGCAGCGGATCAGGTTGGCGCGCCAGCTCGTGCCGGTGTGGCTCAAGCACCGGATGCCGCCGCCGGAGTTCGAGTTCGTCCCGCCGGGCCGGCTGCACTCGAAGGCGCGCGACCGCAAGGTCATCTCCCACCACTACGACGTGTCCAACGCCTTCTACGAGTGGGTCCTCGGGCCGTCGATGGCCTACACCTGCGCGGTGTACCCGACGGCCACGGCCACGCTGGAGGAGGCGCAGGCCGAGAAGCACGAGCTGGTGTCGCAGAAGCTGGCGCTGGAGCCGGGCATGCGCCTGCTCGACGTCGGCTGCGGCTGGGGCGGCATGGTCATGCACGCGGCCGCGGAGCACGGCGTCAAGGCGCTGGGGGTGACGCTCTCGGCCAACCAGGCGGCCTGGGCGCAGGCCGAGATCACCCGCCGCGGCCTCGACGGGCTCGCCGAGGTGCGCCACGTCGACTACCGCGACGCCCCGGAGACCGAGTTCGACGCGATCAGCTCGATCGGGCTGACCGAGCACATCGGACGCGCGCAGCTGCCGCGCTACTTCGCCTCGCTGCACGCGCGGCTGCGGCCCGGCGGGCGCCTGCTCAACCACTGCATCACCGAGTCGCGCACGCCCGCGCGCCGGCTCGACCCGTTCATCGGCCGCTACATCTTCCCCGACGGCGAGCTGCACACCGTCGGCCACGTGATCTCGACGATGAACGACGCCGGGTTCGAGATCCGCCACGAGGAGAACTTCCGCGAGCACTACGCGCGGACCCTGCACGGGTGGGGCGACAACCTCGAGGCGCACTGGGACGAGGCGGTGGCGGAGGTCGGCGTCGGCAAGGCGAAGGTGTGGCGGCTCTACATGGCCGCATGCCGGCTCGGGTTCGAGCGCGACAACATCCAGCTGCACCAGGTGCTCGGTGAGCGGGTGCACGGCGACGGCCGTTCCGGCTTCCCGCTGCGGGGGTGGTGA